A single Anopheles funestus chromosome 2RL, idAnoFuneDA-416_04, whole genome shotgun sequence DNA region contains:
- the LOC125764416 gene encoding CD63 antigen-like, which yields MPSLGISCVRYLVFFFNFLFAITGLVVIITGAIIQSNYYHYSNFVGDNFWTAPIVLIVIGSIIFVVACFGCCGAAKESPCMIITFSIFLALVFLAEIGIGIAGYYKHEELSGILEKGFNKTLDSYATDKGAQEAWNLVQSEMVCCGIKGPEDWEPIYKNDTVPRACCHRMPIGVNKCTREYASTEGCFSKLSSYLGSKSLILAGIGIGLAIVQLIAVLLACCLYGSFRRQYETV from the exons ATCACTGGCCTGGTCGTGATTATTACGGGAGCCATCATTCAATCGAATTATTACCATTACTCGAACTTTGTCG GCGATAATTTCTGGACCGCTCCGATCGTACTTATCGTAATCGGGTCCATCATCTTCGTTGTGGCATGCTTCGGTTGTTGCGGTGCGGCCAAGGAAAGTCCTTGCATGATCATCACG ttttccatctttttgGCATTGGTATTCCTGGCCGAAATCGGTATCGGCATTGCCGGGTACTACAAGCACGAGGAGCTGAGTGGTATACTGGAGAAGGGTTTCAACAAGACACTCGATAGCTACGCCACCGACAAGGGTGCCCAGGAAGCGTGGAATCTCGTACAGTCGGAGATGGTTTGCTGCGGTATTAAGGGACCGGAAGACTGGGAACCGATCTACAAGAATGATACTGTACCGAGGGCTTGCTGCCACCGGATGCCGATCGGAGTGAACAAGTGCACCAGGGAGTACGCCTCGACGGAAGGATGCTTCTCGAAGCTGTCGAGCTATCTCGGCTCGAAATCGCTCATTCTCGCTGGCATTGGAATCGGATTGGCCATTGTGCAG cTGATTGCTGTTTTGTTGGCCTGCTGTCTGTATGGATCGTTCCGTCGCCAGTACGAGACTGTCTAA